AAGCCCGTACCTATCAATATGGCAACGGTAATAAGAAATGCCGGTTATAACGGTGCAATGCAGGTTGATTTGGCGGGAGTTGTTTATAATTTTACTTTGGCTGCGTTTGTTTCAATTGCTATAATTAATATGAGCCAACCGAATACGGCAGATAGTTTGATTTATATTTTTACATATCTTCTTCTGTTTCAAATGCTTATCATAAATGTAGTTTTGGGTGTTTTTAACCTGCTGCCTATTCCTCAGTTTGACGGTGCGCATTTTCTTATACACCTCTCGCTTAAACATAAAATCAACTCTGTTGCAGAGTTCTTTTATAAAAATGAAAAATATGGAATAATTATAGTTTTAATAATTCTGATGACGCCGTTAAAAAATTATATATTGCTTTTGCCGGTGCAGACGATTCTAAACCTTCTTATATCATAACAAAGGGGAAAAATGAAATTTTATATTGCAACAGACCATGCCGGGATTGATCTTAAAGACTATACGGTTGAATTGTTAAAAGAGAAAGGTCATG
This portion of the Sulfurimonas sp. genome encodes:
- a CDS encoding site-2 protease family protein — protein: MESIDLLKLLAAVLALAIAIIGHEIMHGWVAYIYGDTTAKNAGRLTVNPVSHVDLVGTIIVPAATYFLPMLLGADSGFLFGWAKPVPINMATVIRNAGYNGAMQVDLAGVVYNFTLAAFVSIAIINMSQPNTADSLIYIFTYLLLFQMLIINVVLGVFNLLPIPQFDGAHFLIHLSLKHKINSVAEFFYKNEKYGIIIVLIILMTPLKNYILLLPVQTILNLLIS